A DNA window from Onychostoma macrolepis isolate SWU-2019 chromosome 13, ASM1243209v1, whole genome shotgun sequence contains the following coding sequences:
- the rtn1a gene encoding reticulon-1a isoform X4, which translates to MDKGKKECTWSSWRGKVMGGSVVDLLHWRDVKQSGLVFGSVLLLLFSLTQFSVVSVIAYLALAVLSATISFRVYKSVLQAVQKTDEGHPFKAYLEVEIALSADQISKYVDKTQLYINSTMKELRRLFLVQDLVDSIKFAVLMWLLTYVGALFNGLTLFILAVVSMFTVPLVYEKYQTQIDQYLGLVRTQVNSIMGKIREKVPGAKKKE; encoded by the exons TCATGGGTGGTTCAG TGGTAGATCTGTTACATTGGCGGGATGTGAAGCAGTCCGGACTGGTGTTCGGCAGcgtgttgctgctgctgttctCTTTAACCCAGTTCAGCGTGGTGAGTGTTATAGCGTATCTCGCTCTGGCTGTCCTCTCCGCCACCATCAGTTTCCGAGTCTACAAGTCAGTCCTGCAGGCAGTGCAAAAAACCGACGAGGGCCACCCCTTCAA GGCCTATCTGGAGGTGGAGATCGCTCTGTCTGCAGATCAGATCAGTAAGTATGTGGATAAGACTCAGCTGTACATCAACTCCACCATGAAGGAGCTTCGCAGGCTGTTCCTGGTTCAGGATCTGGTCGATTCCATAAAG tttgCAGTGTTGATGTGGTTGTTGACCTATGTTGGAGCTCTGTTTAATGGCCTGACCCTGTTTATTCTGG CGGTGGTTTCCATGTTTACCGTGCCACTGGTTTATGAGAAGTATCAG ACACAGATCGATCAGTACTTAGGATTGGTGCGCACCCAGGTTAACTCGATAATGGGAAA GATTAGAGAAAAGGTTCCTGGGGCCAAAAAGAAGGAATAA
- the rtn1a gene encoding reticulon-1a isoform X5 gives MDKGKKECTWSSWRGKVVDLLHWRDVKQSGLVFGSVLLLLFSLTQFSVVSVIAYLALAVLSATISFRVYKSVLQAVQKTDEGHPFKAYLEVEIALSADQISKYVDKTQLYINSTMKELRRLFLVQDLVDSIKFAVLMWLLTYVGALFNGLTLFILAVVSMFTVPLVYEKYQTQIDQYLGLVRTQVNSIMGKIREKVPGAKKKE, from the exons TGGTAGATCTGTTACATTGGCGGGATGTGAAGCAGTCCGGACTGGTGTTCGGCAGcgtgttgctgctgctgttctCTTTAACCCAGTTCAGCGTGGTGAGTGTTATAGCGTATCTCGCTCTGGCTGTCCTCTCCGCCACCATCAGTTTCCGAGTCTACAAGTCAGTCCTGCAGGCAGTGCAAAAAACCGACGAGGGCCACCCCTTCAA GGCCTATCTGGAGGTGGAGATCGCTCTGTCTGCAGATCAGATCAGTAAGTATGTGGATAAGACTCAGCTGTACATCAACTCCACCATGAAGGAGCTTCGCAGGCTGTTCCTGGTTCAGGATCTGGTCGATTCCATAAAG tttgCAGTGTTGATGTGGTTGTTGACCTATGTTGGAGCTCTGTTTAATGGCCTGACCCTGTTTATTCTGG CGGTGGTTTCCATGTTTACCGTGCCACTGGTTTATGAGAAGTATCAG ACACAGATCGATCAGTACTTAGGATTGGTGCGCACCCAGGTTAACTCGATAATGGGAAA GATTAGAGAAAAGGTTCCTGGGGCCAAAAAGAAGGAATAA